Part of the Robbsia sp. KACC 23696 genome, ACGGGCGACGTCAGATAGGCGGTCGTCCTGCCCGGCAGCGAAACGGACTGCGTATAGGGCGTATCTTTCACTGTCACGAACGAGACCGTCTGCACCTTGGGCGCAGCGGCCTTTTTGTCGTGAGAACACGCGGCCAATGTGCAGCTCAGACAGAGCGCGCTGAAACCGTAACGTAAGGAAGGGGAAAATTGCATTCGGCATGCCTCGATTCATGGGACGCTTACCACGCCCGATGATGTGATTATCCGGAGCAATTTCGCAAGAATGTAGGAAGTTCGGGGCCGCCGGTGTTGTGTTCGATTACCGATGTAACGTTGGGAGTAGAATCCCGCTCATGAATGCCGCCGATAAGCCCGTTTTCAATAAACGTCTCAGCCTCACCACGAAGCTGTTCATCGCCATGGTCGTGGTCAACATCCTGCTGATCGCAGGCATGGCCGTGGGCGCGCGGATAAGTTTCGAGCGCGGCTTTCTGGGATATCTCGCGGAAGAAGACATCAAACGACTGGACGACAGTACCGGGCCCTTGACCGCGGCGTACCGTGAGCATGGCAATTGGAACTTCGTTATCGAGAACCACCATCTCTGGCACGAGTTGATGCGTCCCTACGGGCATGCATTCCAGGTATTTTCCGACGGCGAGCGTTGGACCCCGCCGCCGCTCGCCGACATGGTGGGGGCAAGCCTGCGCTTTGCCTTGCTGGATCCGAACGGAAAATATCTGACCGGCAACGAAAAAGGCACGGCGGCGTCGCCGCGCAAACCTATCGTCGTCGATGGAAAAATCGTCGGCTGGCTGATGATCGTACCGATTCAAAACATCGCCGAAGCAGGCGATCAGCGCCTGGAGACGGCCGAGCGCGATGCCAGCTGGACCGTGGCGATCACGGCCATGGTGCTTGCCGTGGCGATCTCGCTATGGCTGGCGCGCGCCATCGCCTCGCCGTTACAACGCGTCGCGCGTGCAACGCATCGCTTGGCAAGCGGCGACTTCGCTGTCCGTGTCGCCGAAGCATCGGGTGGCGAACTCGGCCAACTCGAAGCCGACTTCAATCACCTCGCGGTAACGCTCGATCGGAACGAGAAGATGCGCGCCGCGTTGGTCGC contains:
- a CDS encoding ATP-binding protein; translated protein: MNAADKPVFNKRLSLTTKLFIAMVVVNILLIAGMAVGARISFERGFLGYLAEEDIKRLDDSTGPLTAAYREHGNWNFVIENHHLWHELMRPYGHAFQVFSDGERWTPPPLADMVGASLRFALLDPNGKYLTGNEKGTAASPRKPIVVDGKIVGWLMIVPIQNIAEAGDQRLETAERDASWTVAITAMVLAVAISLWLARAIASPLQRVARATHRLASGDFAVRVAEASGGELGQLEADFNHLAVTLDRNEKMRAALVADVSHELRTPLAVMQGEVEALEVGVRPMSADAMRSLSVELARLNRLVDDLYHLSLSDVGALPYYFGDVDVVEAMDDVLHLIRTRLDDAGIALSTAFPNTPCWINGDERRLQQVFSNIFQNVLRYVNKGARVHVRIQQDAKRVKIDIQDSGVGVPDASLEALFGRFYRVEASRSRATGGAGLGLPICRSIVEAHHGTIKAAKAPQGGLWIAIDLPLAPHLKEAP